A portion of the Phycisphaerales bacterium AB-hyl4 genome contains these proteins:
- a CDS encoding secondary thiamine-phosphate synthase enzyme YjbQ, producing the protein MKSTTEYLTFNVSARMGFVNITSDIEHLVTQSGVQEGLLLVNAMHITASVFINDNEPGLHDDYKKWLEQLAPFDASPQRYAHNRTGEDNADAHMKRQIMGREVVVAITKGKLDFGPWEQIFYGEFDGRRPKRVLVKIIGE; encoded by the coding sequence ATGAAATCCACCACCGAATACCTGACCTTCAACGTGTCGGCCCGGATGGGCTTCGTCAACATCACTTCCGATATCGAACACCTCGTCACCCAAAGTGGCGTGCAGGAAGGCCTGCTTCTCGTCAATGCCATGCACATCACCGCCAGCGTCTTCATCAACGACAACGAGCCTGGCCTGCATGACGACTACAAAAAGTGGCTGGAGCAACTCGCGCCATTCGACGCGTCACCGCAGCGATACGCTCACAACCGGACTGGTGAAGACAACGCCGACGCACACATGAAACGGCAGATCATGGGACGCGAAGTGGTGGTGGCGATCACGAAAGGCAAACTCGACTTCGGCCCGTGGGAGCAGATCTTCTACGGCGAGTTTGACGGCCGCCGCCCCAAACGCGTGCTCGTCAAAATCATTGGCGAATGA